The following proteins come from a genomic window of Vidua chalybeata isolate OUT-0048 chromosome 2, bVidCha1 merged haplotype, whole genome shotgun sequence:
- the EIF1AX gene encoding eukaryotic translation initiation factor 1A, X-chromosomal isoform X2, which produces MLGNGRLEALCFDGVKRLCHIRGKLRKKVWINTSDIILIGLRDYQDNKADVILKYNADEARSLKAYGELPEHAKINETDTFGPGDDDEIQFDDIGDDDEDIDDI; this is translated from the exons ATGTTAGGCAATGGAAGACTGGAGGCATTATGTTTTGATGGTGTGAAGAGGTTATGTCATATTAGAGGGAAGCTAAGAAAAAAG GTCTGGATAAATACATCTGATATTATATTGATTGGCTTAAGAGACTACCAG GATAACAAGGCTGATGTTATTCTAAAATACAATGCAGATGAAGCCAGAAGCCTGAAAGCATATGGGGAGCTTCCAGAACATG ctaaaataaatgaaacagacACATTTGGTCCTGGAGACGATGATGAAATCCAGTTTGATGATATTGGAGATGATGATGAAGATATTGATGAT atctAA
- the EIF1AX gene encoding eukaryotic translation initiation factor 1A, X-chromosomal isoform X1, whose translation MPKNKGKGGKNRRRGKNENESEKRELVFKEDGQEYAQVIKMLGNGRLEALCFDGVKRLCHIRGKLRKKVWINTSDIILIGLRDYQDNKADVILKYNADEARSLKAYGELPEHAKINETDTFGPGDDDEIQFDDIGDDDEDIDDI comes from the exons ATGCCTAAGAATAAAG GCAAAGGAGGTAAAAACAGGCGACGAGGTAAGAATGAGAATGAATCAGAAAAAAGAGAACTGGTCTTCAAAGAAGATGGGCAAG AATATGCCCAGGTGATCAAGATGTTAGGCAATGGAAGACTGGAGGCATTATGTTTTGATGGTGTGAAGAGGTTATGTCATATTAGAGGGAAGCTAAGAAAAAAG GTCTGGATAAATACATCTGATATTATATTGATTGGCTTAAGAGACTACCAG GATAACAAGGCTGATGTTATTCTAAAATACAATGCAGATGAAGCCAGAAGCCTGAAAGCATATGGGGAGCTTCCAGAACATG ctaaaataaatgaaacagacACATTTGGTCCTGGAGACGATGATGAAATCCAGTTTGATGATATTGGAGATGATGATGAAGATATTGATGAT atctAA